From the genome of Candidatus Methylomirabilota bacterium, one region includes:
- a CDS encoding NAD(P)/FAD-dependent oxidoreductase yields the protein MADRIAPRYDVAVVGGGPAGSTAAMLLARAGLGVACFERERFPRFHVGESLLPANVPLFDRLGLTPHLEAAGFMRKHGAAFIDDVEGRQVVFNFRSGPTWADHAYNVPRADFDRLLLDHARKQGAAVFEGAEVGGVTVEGDRVRLDVRSEDGERYPVEAAFLVDASGRDAAVSRQLGRREPMPGLGKVALFAHYRGAERWSGRTEGHIRIYLYEHGWFWWIPFADDLTSIGCVLHQRVAKGRQGSRSELFEEMVAACPSVAAGLRDATRVSEVWSAANFSYRTTPAAGDRFVAVGDAVTFVDPIFSTGVYIAMQSAELACAAILDAFRRGQFRASAFIRVRRRIERGAALFFRFIDRYYEPAFLDVFLSPSPPPTLRDAVTTVLAGGVFLRRPLWLRARLAVVFAAVWFRRRKRMWRKLPVESRMTW from the coding sequence ATGGCGGATCGGATCGCGCCTCGCTATGACGTCGCGGTCGTCGGTGGCGGTCCGGCCGGGTCGACCGCCGCCATGCTGCTCGCGCGGGCGGGCCTCGGGGTGGCCTGTTTCGAGCGCGAGCGCTTCCCGCGCTTCCACGTCGGCGAGTCGCTGTTGCCGGCCAACGTGCCGCTCTTCGATCGGTTGGGTCTCACGCCCCATCTGGAGGCCGCCGGCTTCATGCGGAAGCACGGCGCCGCCTTCATCGACGACGTCGAGGGACGGCAGGTGGTGTTCAACTTCCGGTCGGGCCCGACCTGGGCGGACCACGCCTACAACGTGCCCCGCGCCGACTTCGACCGGCTCTTGCTCGACCACGCGAGAAAGCAAGGGGCGGCCGTCTTCGAGGGCGCGGAGGTCGGCGGGGTGACCGTCGAGGGCGACCGGGTCCGGCTCGACGTCCGGAGCGAGGACGGGGAGCGCTATCCGGTCGAGGCCGCCTTCCTGGTCGACGCCAGCGGGCGTGACGCCGCGGTCAGTCGGCAGCTGGGCCGGCGAGAGCCCATGCCGGGCCTCGGGAAGGTCGCCCTCTTCGCCCACTACCGGGGGGCCGAGCGCTGGTCCGGACGCACCGAGGGGCACATCCGCATCTATCTGTACGAGCACGGCTGGTTCTGGTGGATCCCCTTCGCGGATGACCTGACCAGCATCGGCTGCGTCCTCCACCAGCGGGTGGCCAAGGGGCGCCAGGGCTCGCGGTCCGAGCTCTTCGAGGAGATGGTGGCCGCCTGCCCGAGCGTGGCGGCGGGGCTCCGGGACGCCACGCGGGTCAGCGAGGTGTGGAGTGCCGCCAACTTCTCCTACCGGACGACGCCGGCCGCCGGAGACCGGTTCGTCGCCGTGGGTGACGCGGTCACGTTCGTCGACCCCATCTTCTCGACGGGGGTCTACATCGCCATGCAGTCGGCGGAGCTCGCCTGCGCGGCGATTCTCGACGCGTTCCGGCGCGGGCAGTTCCGGGCCTCGGCGTTCATCCGCGTCCGGAGGCGAATCGAGCGCGGCGCAGCACTGTTCTTCCGCTTCATCGACCGATACTACGAGCCGGCGTTCCTGGACGTCTTCCTTTCCCCGAGCCCGCCACCGACGCTCCGGGACGCCGTGACGACGGTCCTGGCCGGCGGGGTGTTCCTCCGGCGACCGCTCTGGCTGCGGGCGCGGCTGGCGGTGGTGTTCGCGGCGGTGTGGTTCCGGCGCCGCAAGCGGATGTGGCGGAAGCTGCCGGTGGAATCGCGAATGACGTGGTGA